From Geotalea uraniireducens Rf4:
GGCGGTGGCGACGGCACGATCAACGGTGTGGTTAACGGCCTTGTTCCCGGCAGGGCGACGCTGGGGGTGCTTCCTTTCGGCACGGCAAATGTGCTGGCGCGGGAGCTGAACATCAAATCAGTTGATGATGCGGTGCAGAAGCTCGTCAGGGGCGGGACGCGCCGGCTCCAGATCGGTTTGATCGAGGCGCGCGGGGAAAGAAAATATTTTTTCCTCATGGCCGGCATCGGCTTCGACGGCGCAGTGGTGGAAAACGTCCGTCTGGGAGAGAAGAAGATCATCGGCAAGGGAGCCTATCTTCTCTCGGCGCTGCGAACGCTTGCAGCCTGGGACCGGCAGAAGCTGGAGATCAAGGTCGACGGCAGGGTGGTGGAATGCCATGGCGCAGTCGTCTGCAACGGGGCAAAATACGGGGGAGATTTTGTCCTTGCCCCTGCGGCGGATATCTTTACGCCGGGGTTCCAGGTGCTCTGCGTCAGGGGCGGGAAGAGGTGGACGTACCTGAAGCTGGCTTTGGACATGGTTGCGGGGCGGCCGCCGCAGGGGAAGGACATTGCCGTTTTTCCCGCCCGTGAACTGGAGATTTCAGGCAACAAGGCGATCCAGGTCGATGGTGATTATTACTGCCATGCACCGGTGAGAATCACGGCTGTTGAGGACTTTGTCCGGGTAATCGTTTGATTGAGCCCTGCCGAAGGGAGCCCCCAGCTGATCCCCGATAGTTCAGAAATTCCAGCTCAAGCCGACCATGTGCAGGTCGAGGCCGGGGTTGCCGCCGCCATAGATGCCCCCATTCGACATGTGCTGGAAACGGTATCCCACCCCCGGTCCCGAATCAAAACGGTAGGTGAGACCCACATGGGCCATAAACAGAAACCTCCCGTTGAAGTCCTGCCGGCCGTATGTCCTTTGACTCATTAAGCAGACATTCGGTCCCAGGTCCAGTGCCAGCCCTTTGCCGGCTTTATCCAGGACGATACCGGGGCCGAGGGTGCCGATGAAACCGGTTTCTCCTCCGCCATGAAGAGCTCCGGCAGCGGCATTGATCTGCAAGGCTACTCCCCACCCTGAGGCTGCTCGCCAGTCCCATGGCAGCCCATATGTTGTAAATACTTCATACTGGTGAAAAAATTCATGTTTTTCTTTGGCCGAAATGCCGGCCCTGATGCCGACATCTTTCCACCCTGCGTCTGCTGCCTTGCACAGGCTGGGGCAGACAATGCCGATTAAAGAAATCAGTGTCAGCAGTTTAACGGCGGTCTGTCTCATGGTCCCTCTCCCCCTGTCTTAAAATTACATACGATTAACCATATGCAAATTTTACCGGCGTTATGAAAAATTTCAACCCGGCTTCGGCAGTTGGAGAGGACTTCTTATTTTGCGCTTCCTTTCAATCGGTCCAGCACCTTTGCCTTTTCCACTGCGTACTCCTCTTCCGACATGGCGCCACGCTCCACCTTGCTCTTCAAGGCGCGCAAAGCATCTTCCGCAGCTGCTGCGGGGTCTGCGGCCTTGTTCTCTCCCTTGCCCGCGACATGTGCTTCTCCCCGTTCCCGCAGCCGGTTTGCCTCTGCCTTGATGTCCACAAGGTCCATCTTCAATTCGGCATTGCCGTACCAGTGGGCGTAGGCAGGGTTCTGGTGGTAGGCGCCCTTGATGGTCCGGGCATAGTCGTACTTTTTCATCTTGAAGAAGAGCCGCTCGATGTGGGAGGTGTCCTCATAGAGCATCTGGTTGTCGGTGACCAGCTTCCTGCCGCTTAAGGGGTGCTCGGGGCGCTGTTCCGGCATCGGGTCGAGGAGGCCGTGGTCGGACAGGTCCCAGATGATCTTTTCCGCTTCCTTGAGAATAGTCAGGCTCTGGCTGCGGACCGCGTCACCTCGTGCCAGGTCCTTGCGGGCGAACTCGGGTGCATGGCACTGGCTGCAGATTTGCAGCATCTCTTTGCGGGCCGGTTCGGCCTGCTTTGCCGGGTAGGGGGCGCCGCCGGAACTCATGGTGATGCCGAAGGAGACGTTGTGGCTTCCTTTGGGCATGTGGCAGGTCTGGCAGGTGGGGCCGGTGCTGATGCCGGCCGTGGCGTTGAGGGTGCCGTGCAGGGAGGTCTGCCACATCTCCCACTGGGGGTGGTCCGGTCCCATGTGGCACTTGGCGCAGGAGTTGGGATCGCGGACGATGGCCAGGCTTGTGTTGTGGTTGGTGTGGCAGGAGGCGCAGGAGCTTTCCACGTTGTGGCAATAGTTGCAGCCGATCTCTGCCATCTCGCTCGTTTGCTTGAGGAATCGGGCGCACTGGACCCCGGACAGGGGCGCGGTGCTCCCCTCCTCATGGCAGAAGCGGCATTCAGCGGGATCGCGGTTGGCCAGGTTGCGGGTGCAGCCCCAGCCGGAATGGAGTCCCATGCCGTGGCGGCTCGCCTTGTGTTCCTTGAACGCCTTCTGGTGGCAGGGGCCGCAGACCTTCATGTCGACCCTCGCCTCACCCTTGACGATCTTGTCATGGTCGCTGCCGTGGCATTTCTCGCAGCCTATCCTGGCCCGGGCATGGGCGCTGGTTTCCCACTGGTGAACGGCCGCCGGAGTTTTTTCCCGGTGGCAGGGGATGCACTCTTCGGCTGCTGCCGGGTGCGATAAGGAAATGGCGACGATGACGACGAGCGCCAACTGTGCGATGCGGTTTTTCATTGATGTAACATCCTTTCTCGGGCGGATTGGTAGTCGGGGATGGAAATCAGCCCTTCGCTCCGCCATTTGCGCAGGGTGAGGAGGCGTTCCCTCTCCGCTGGAACCGTTTTGTCCGCCTTGGGTTCGCCAAGGCCTGAAATCATGTAGAGGTTGTCGTCGTATCTGACCAGGAGGCGTCCCCCGATCGGGGCGAAGGCCCCTTCGCTCGTCGCGGGGAAGGCGACGACTTCTTTGTCGTCCCGATACAGGCGGCCGTCGATCAGGGCATAGCGGTTGCCGGGGGACAGGGCGATGGTGCGGCCGGGAGAGGGGATGGTCGCCAGTTCTTTTTCCATCCAGGGGTCGAGCCAGTGGCTGGCATTGGCGCCGTCTCCGTAAAGGATACGTTCGCCGTCTGCGGAGTAGACCGCTCCGGCGGAGGTGACGGTGGCACTTGCCACTTCCTTTTCAGCGCCGCTCTCCAGGTTGCGGATGAATATCTTTACGTAGGGAGAGAATGCGGGGGGATCCTGCAAGCGGGTATAGGCGATCTCGTCACTGAGTGGGGAAAGGGCGAAGGTGAAGGTCTGATAGAGTCTTT
This genomic window contains:
- a CDS encoding diacylglycerol/lipid kinase family protein; translation: MAERCFLIVNPTSGSYSQQKIERVMTALRGHGLIPELMLTGSAADAPLFARRICAEEAEPFIVAGGGDGTINGVVNGLVPGRATLGVLPFGTANVLARELNIKSVDDAVQKLVRGGTRRLQIGLIEARGERKYFFLMAGIGFDGAVVENVRLGEKKIIGKGAYLLSALRTLAAWDRQKLEIKVDGRVVECHGAVVCNGAKYGGDFVLAPAADIFTPGFQVLCVRGGKRWTYLKLALDMVAGRPPQGKDIAVFPARELEISGNKAIQVDGDYYCHAPVRITAVEDFVRVIV
- a CDS encoding acyloxyacyl hydrolase, encoding MRQTAVKLLTLISLIGIVCPSLCKAADAGWKDVGIRAGISAKEKHEFFHQYEVFTTYGLPWDWRAASGWGVALQINAAAGALHGGGETGFIGTLGPGIVLDKAGKGLALDLGPNVCLMSQRTYGRQDFNGRFLFMAHVGLTYRFDSGPGVGYRFQHMSNGGIYGGGNPGLDLHMVGLSWNF
- a CDS encoding multiheme c-type cytochrome; its protein translation is MKNRIAQLALVVIVAISLSHPAAAEECIPCHREKTPAAVHQWETSAHARARIGCEKCHGSDHDKIVKGEARVDMKVCGPCHQKAFKEHKASRHGMGLHSGWGCTRNLANRDPAECRFCHEEGSTAPLSGVQCARFLKQTSEMAEIGCNYCHNVESSCASCHTNHNTSLAIVRDPNSCAKCHMGPDHPQWEMWQTSLHGTLNATAGISTGPTCQTCHMPKGSHNVSFGITMSSGGAPYPAKQAEPARKEMLQICSQCHAPEFARKDLARGDAVRSQSLTILKEAEKIIWDLSDHGLLDPMPEQRPEHPLSGRKLVTDNQMLYEDTSHIERLFFKMKKYDYARTIKGAYHQNPAYAHWYGNAELKMDLVDIKAEANRLRERGEAHVAGKGENKAADPAAAAEDALRALKSKVERGAMSEEEYAVEKAKVLDRLKGSAK